From bacterium, the proteins below share one genomic window:
- the argH gene encoding argininosuccinate lyase, with protein MKKSWDGRFKKTLDPFIEEFSSSIDIDVKLAEYDLQGSIAHIKMLGKVNVISKNDTKKTLHGLEEILQEASKGELKYTRADEDIHMAIERRLVEKIGKIGNKLHTARSRNDQIVLDERLYLRDEISEVSELIKGLQKTIINIAQKNIDVIIPGLTHMQHAQPVLFSHYLMAYFNMLDRDNGRLKDCFKRVNVMPLGAGAIAGTSFQIDRKYVAKLLGFPAITENSIDTVSDRDFILEFVSCSAILMMHLSRLCEDIVIYSSEEFGYVELDDSICTGSSMMPQKKNPDVAELIRGKTARVYGSLITLFTLMKALPLSYNRDMQEDKSALFDAVETVKICLRAGTKLLENIKPNRKRLENVLSMDFSCATEIADYLVRQSMAFRDAHKLVGRIVRYCIDNKKYLRDLTYSEFKTFSNLFSRDILNFTSPSSSVKSKSSPGGTCLKNVKAQIEKAKKSLSKEFAQ; from the coding sequence ATGAAAAAATCATGGGATGGAAGATTCAAAAAAACTTTAGATCCATTTATTGAAGAGTTCTCATCCTCAATAGATATTGATGTAAAGCTGGCAGAATATGATCTTCAAGGCAGTATTGCCCACATTAAAATGCTTGGCAAGGTTAATGTAATCTCCAAGAATGACACAAAAAAAACACTTCATGGACTGGAAGAAATTCTTCAAGAAGCTTCTAAGGGAGAGCTTAAATATACGCGTGCAGATGAAGACATACATATGGCAATTGAGCGCAGGCTTGTGGAAAAAATAGGAAAGATTGGCAACAAACTCCACACAGCAAGGTCCAGAAATGACCAGATTGTGCTTGACGAAAGGTTATATCTGCGTGATGAAATATCGGAGGTATCAGAACTCATTAAAGGGCTTCAGAAAACAATTATTAATATAGCACAGAAAAACATTGATGTTATTATCCCAGGACTCACCCATATGCAGCATGCGCAGCCAGTCCTTTTTTCGCATTATCTGATGGCTTACTTTAATATGCTGGACAGGGATAATGGCAGACTCAAAGATTGTTTTAAAAGGGTAAATGTTATGCCTCTGGGCGCAGGCGCAATTGCAGGAACTTCGTTCCAAATTGATCGTAAATATGTGGCTAAACTGTTAGGTTTCCCCGCTATTACAGAAAACAGCATAGATACAGTTAGTGACAGAGATTTTATTCTGGAATTTGTATCTTGCTCTGCCATTCTCATGATGCATCTTTCAAGATTATGTGAAGATATTGTCATCTATTCTTCAGAGGAGTTTGGGTACGTAGAATTGGATGATAGTATTTGTACTGGAAGCAGTATGATGCCTCAAAAGAAGAACCCTGATGTTGCTGAACTGATAAGAGGGAAAACTGCAAGAGTGTATGGATCGCTTATTACGCTTTTTACGTTAATGAAAGCGCTGCCTCTGTCATATAATAGAGACATGCAGGAGGATAAGTCAGCTCTGTTTGATGCTGTCGAAACAGTCAAGATATGTCTGAGGGCAGGGACAAAGCTTTTAGAGAATATAAAACCCAATAGGAAGAGATTAGAGAATGTTTTATCCATGGATTTTTCATGCGCAACAGAGATAGCTGATTATCTTGTAAGACAGAGCATGGCTTTTAGGGATGCGCATAAACTGGTTGGCAGGATAGTTAGATACTGTATAGATAACAAAAAATATTTACGAGATCTCACCTATTCAGAATTTAAGACGTTTTCAAACTTGTTTTCCAGAGATATTCTGAATTTCACTTCCCCCAGTTCCTCAGTAAAATCCAAGTCCTCCCCTGGCGGCACATGCCTGAAAAACGTAAAAGCTCAGATAGAAAAAGCAAAGAAATCGCTTAGCAAAGAGTTTGCGCAGTAA
- a CDS encoding Na/Pi cotransporter family protein, translating to MIKDIIFGTVGGLGLFLYGIHIMSDALQKAAGDKMRKILGMITNKAFFGLLAGAGITSIIQSSSATTVMVIGFVNAGLMTLKQAIGVIFGANIGTTITAQLIAFKITHYVLPLIGIGFALHFFCKKRTPKQIGMVIFGFGLLLLGLSIMTDTVRFLRSSQAAKDIFVNFSRTPILGVLAGMIVTMIVQSSSATVGITMALGIGGLIDISAAIPLLLGDNIGTCITAMLASIGTNVGARRAAVAHLLFNLIGTIIVLSLLPVYKVLVLHTSDNIGRQIANAHTLFNVINAVLFLPFTGLYTKLIEKIVPGKDASLDYAPKFLEPHLLNTPSIAIEQARKELVRMTDMVKTMVDKVMDGFFKKDIDIMHNAISKEEAVDNLQSSITHYLVELSEKSLSFEMAEKIPALLHSVNDIERVGDISENLVELGERAIEKKLPFSDKAIKELREMYSEVTAMLEDAIKALELNDVTIARKVWDREKRINELTETFGNNHTSRLRNKACNIVSGIVFLDLLSNFEKMGDHLNNVADAVIGGLQWDSHKSNDK from the coding sequence ATGATAAAAGACATAATTTTTGGTACAGTTGGCGGGCTCGGGTTATTTCTCTACGGCATTCACATAATGAGTGATGCTCTCCAGAAAGCAGCTGGAGATAAGATGAGAAAAATACTGGGCATGATAACCAATAAGGCTTTTTTCGGCTTACTGGCTGGCGCAGGGATTACCAGTATTATTCAGTCAAGCAGCGCAACAACAGTTATGGTGATAGGGTTTGTTAATGCAGGTCTTATGACATTAAAACAGGCTATTGGTGTCATATTTGGAGCGAATATAGGCACAACCATTACTGCTCAGCTTATTGCTTTTAAAATAACTCATTATGTACTTCCTCTTATTGGAATAGGTTTTGCATTGCATTTTTTCTGCAAGAAGCGCACGCCAAAGCAAATTGGTATGGTCATATTTGGATTTGGTCTTTTACTCCTTGGTCTGAGCATTATGACAGATACTGTGCGGTTCTTGCGTAGCAGCCAGGCTGCAAAGGATATCTTTGTAAATTTTAGCAGGACACCTATTTTAGGAGTACTTGCCGGAATGATTGTAACTATGATTGTTCAGTCAAGCAGCGCAACAGTTGGTATTACCATGGCTCTTGGAATAGGAGGGCTTATTGATATAAGCGCAGCAATCCCGTTATTGCTTGGAGATAATATTGGAACGTGTATAACTGCAATGTTGGCAAGCATTGGAACTAATGTTGGGGCGCGCCGAGCAGCTGTGGCTCATCTTCTGTTCAATTTAATAGGCACAATAATAGTTCTGTCTCTTTTGCCAGTGTATAAAGTCTTAGTTCTACATACATCGGATAATATTGGAAGACAAATAGCTAATGCACACACGCTATTTAATGTTATTAATGCCGTATTGTTTTTACCATTTACAGGGCTTTATACTAAACTAATAGAGAAAATCGTGCCGGGAAAAGACGCATCTCTTGATTATGCTCCAAAGTTTCTGGAACCGCACCTTCTAAATACTCCGTCCATAGCAATAGAGCAGGCGCGGAAAGAGCTTGTAAGAATGACTGACATGGTTAAGACAATGGTTGATAAAGTGATGGATGGGTTCTTTAAAAAGGATATAGATATAATGCATAACGCTATAAGTAAAGAAGAGGCTGTTGACAATCTGCAGAGCTCAATAACACATTATTTGGTTGAGCTTTCCGAGAAGAGTTTAAGCTTTGAGATGGCAGAGAAGATACCCGCGTTACTTCATTCGGTTAATGATATAGAGCGCGTAGGGGACATCTCTGAAAATCTCGTAGAACTTGGAGAAAGAGCGATTGAGAAAAAGCTCCCGTTTAGCGATAAAGCAATTAAGGAATTAAGAGAGATGTATTCGGAAGTTACAGCAATGCTGGAGGATGCAATCAAGGCGCTAGAGCTAAATGATGTAACAATTGCGCGTAAAGTCTGGGACAGGGAAAAGAGGATAAATGAATTAACAGAGACATTTGGAAATAATCATACCTCCAGACTGAGAAATAAGGCATGCAATATAGTTTCGGGAATTGTTTTCCTTGATCTTCTGAGCAACTTTGAAAAGATGGG